From Peromyscus maniculatus bairdii isolate BWxNUB_F1_BW_parent chromosome 8, HU_Pman_BW_mat_3.1, whole genome shotgun sequence, a single genomic window includes:
- the C8H17orf67 gene encoding uncharacterized protein C17orf67 homolog isoform X2 has product MEKLFVLVLVLTLLVFSSESSPILTEKQAKQLLRSRRQDRPSKPGFPDEPIREYVHHLLALEHRAEEQFLEHWLNPHCKPHCDRNLVHPV; this is encoded by the exons ATGGAGAAGCTGTTTGTGTTGGTCCTTGTCCTCACTCTGCTGGTCTTCTCCTCAG AAAGCTCCCCGATTCTGACAGAAAAGCAAGCCAAACAGCTCCTGAGGTCCCGGCGACAGGACAGACCCAGCAAACCTGGATTCCCGGATGAGCCCATTCGG GAATATGTGCATCACCTGCTGGCCCTGGAGCACCGTGCTGAGGAGCAGTTTCTGGAACACTGGCTCAATCCCCACTGCAAGCCTCACTGCGACAGGAACCTGGTCCACCCCGTGTAA